A single Sphingopyxis chilensis DNA region contains:
- a CDS encoding protein kinase domain-containing protein, with protein MSGTHSSRRRRRLWHFANADFDEASWALRIDGRAVALEGKPLEVLHELLLRAGEVVTKDEILDAVWPGLTVVEGSLATAISKLRKALGGEADAIIATVPRVGYRLVATVAVESIDTPLAPRFAFAPGDSVPGRKLWQLDRPLGDTGSEDVWRARQAKTGEARVFKFADAPDRLRSLKREAALSRLLFAGLGKTAPIPALHEWNFDTAPFFLEYAWGGDDLLAWAEAAGGLAAISLERRLSAAAMISRALAAVHGMGVLHKDLKPANILIDQVDDEPMVRLVDFGSGRLLDDAVLANYHITDPGSLDADLGKDEPRSGTLAYRAPELAGEAVPTAKSDIYALGLILYQLVIGDFYAALAPGWEARVADPLLRDDIARAAAGAPAERLASAEELADRLDRLPQRRTEAAAQAEQAARLAEQQKLDDKRAARRPWVSAAFASLTIGLLTASALAAYAWHQRNEAVAARELAETSYAFIAEDVLGSPDPAKSSADETVIDAIKRASQQIDQRFAGAPHVAARLHLAVARAFHQRSDFDTARAEYARADALFGKAGEIESDDAVVGRLGRIHMESTSGQPERLEVAGKLLSAERKRLGARGDAGRVGFALASAEGAYGYMADIAAAERAFQRAVKIGEAAGSAVPQGQLLKTRSSLVLTLMRLGRAEDAEPVARAIVRDSTRIRGADHPDTLVTRQHWLNSLSMTGRHDEALKASAPLLAAMRKRFGPDHRFTLALHSTRFESFAALGQYDAAAREAERVWRGAAALAGPQSHQALVGQIDYASALCQTSRRPQAMGIANNALSTARAVFGADYPLTHVVQYFTAECLIANDRFADARGLLTGLDRGKMAQLLGNPDIGATIDLALAEAALGSGSEAEARRLLASAAPALADAKDVSAKARASKLEAKLASKGG; from the coding sequence ATGTCGGGAACCCATTCGTCACGGCGCCGGCGGCGCCTCTGGCACTTCGCCAACGCCGATTTCGACGAGGCGAGCTGGGCACTGCGCATCGACGGGCGCGCCGTCGCGCTCGAGGGCAAGCCGCTCGAAGTACTGCACGAGCTACTGCTGCGCGCGGGTGAGGTTGTCACCAAGGACGAGATACTCGATGCCGTCTGGCCGGGCCTTACCGTGGTCGAAGGTTCGCTCGCCACCGCCATATCGAAATTGCGCAAGGCGCTGGGCGGTGAAGCCGATGCGATCATCGCGACCGTACCGCGCGTCGGCTACCGGCTCGTCGCCACCGTCGCGGTCGAAAGCATCGACACGCCGCTCGCGCCGCGCTTCGCCTTTGCGCCGGGCGACAGTGTTCCCGGCCGCAAGCTGTGGCAGCTCGACCGTCCGCTAGGCGACACCGGCAGCGAGGATGTCTGGCGCGCCCGGCAGGCGAAGACAGGCGAGGCGCGCGTCTTCAAATTCGCCGACGCACCCGACCGGCTCCGCAGCCTGAAGCGTGAAGCGGCGCTGTCGCGCCTGCTCTTCGCCGGGCTGGGAAAGACCGCTCCGATCCCGGCGCTCCACGAATGGAATTTCGACACGGCGCCCTTCTTTCTGGAATATGCGTGGGGCGGCGACGACCTGCTGGCATGGGCCGAGGCTGCGGGCGGTTTAGCCGCCATCTCGCTCGAACGGCGCCTGTCGGCCGCCGCGATGATCTCGCGCGCGCTCGCGGCGGTTCATGGCATGGGCGTGCTGCACAAGGATCTGAAGCCCGCGAACATCCTGATCGACCAGGTCGACGACGAGCCGATGGTGCGGCTTGTCGATTTCGGGAGCGGGCGGCTGCTCGATGACGCGGTCCTCGCCAATTATCACATCACGGACCCCGGCTCGCTCGACGCCGACCTTGGCAAGGACGAGCCACGATCGGGTACGCTGGCGTATCGCGCGCCCGAACTCGCGGGCGAAGCCGTGCCGACGGCGAAGAGCGACATCTATGCGCTCGGCCTTATCCTCTATCAGCTCGTCATCGGCGATTTTTACGCAGCGCTGGCGCCGGGCTGGGAAGCACGCGTGGCCGATCCCTTGCTGCGCGACGACATCGCGCGTGCGGCGGCGGGAGCGCCGGCCGAACGGTTGGCGAGCGCCGAAGAACTCGCCGACCGGCTGGACCGCCTGCCGCAACGCCGCACCGAGGCCGCTGCGCAAGCCGAGCAGGCAGCGCGGCTCGCCGAGCAGCAAAAACTGGATGACAAGCGCGCTGCGCGTCGCCCGTGGGTTAGTGCCGCCTTCGCCAGTCTGACCATCGGACTGCTGACCGCATCGGCACTCGCCGCCTATGCATGGCACCAGCGCAACGAGGCGGTGGCGGCGCGCGAACTCGCCGAAACCAGCTATGCCTTTATCGCCGAGGATGTGCTCGGCAGCCCGGATCCAGCGAAATCCAGCGCCGACGAAACCGTGATCGACGCGATCAAGCGCGCGAGCCAGCAGATCGACCAACGCTTTGCCGGCGCGCCGCATGTCGCTGCGCGGCTCCATCTCGCGGTCGCGCGCGCCTTTCACCAGCGATCCGATTTCGACACCGCGCGCGCCGAATATGCGCGCGCCGACGCGCTGTTTGGCAAGGCGGGCGAGATAGAGAGCGACGATGCCGTCGTTGGCCGGCTCGGTCGCATCCACATGGAATCGACCTCGGGTCAGCCCGAAAGGCTCGAGGTCGCCGGCAAGCTGCTCTCGGCCGAGCGCAAGCGGCTCGGCGCGCGCGGCGATGCCGGGCGGGTCGGCTTCGCGCTCGCCTCGGCCGAAGGTGCTTATGGCTATATGGCGGACATAGCGGCCGCCGAGCGCGCGTTTCAGCGAGCGGTGAAGATCGGCGAGGCGGCGGGCAGCGCGGTGCCACAGGGGCAATTGCTCAAGACGCGGTCATCGCTCGTGCTGACATTGATGCGGCTCGGCCGTGCCGAAGACGCAGAGCCGGTCGCGCGCGCCATCGTGCGCGATTCGACGCGTATCCGGGGCGCAGACCATCCCGACACGCTCGTCACGCGGCAGCATTGGCTGAACAGCCTTTCGATGACGGGACGGCACGACGAGGCGTTGAAGGCCAGCGCCCCGCTCCTCGCCGCGATGCGGAAGCGTTTCGGCCCCGACCACCGCTTCACGCTGGCCTTGCATTCGACGCGGTTCGAAAGTTTCGCGGCGCTCGGGCAATATGATGCCGCGGCGCGCGAAGCCGAGCGGGTCTGGCGGGGCGCCGCCGCGCTGGCCGGACCGCAATCGCACCAGGCGCTGGTCGGCCAGATCGACTATGCATCCGCGCTATGCCAGACGTCGCGCCGCCCGCAGGCGATGGGAATCGCGAACAACGCCCTTTCGACCGCTCGCGCCGTCTTTGGCGCCGACTATCCGCTCACGCATGTCGTGCAGTATTTCACCGCCGAATGCCTGATCGCCAACGACCGCTTCGCCGACGCGCGCGGCTTGCTGACCGGCCTCGACCGGGGAAAAATGGCGCAATTGCTAGGCAATCCCGACATCGGCGCGACTATCGATCTCGCGCTCGCCGAGGCTGCGCTGGGTAGCGGCAGCGAGGCCGAAGCGCGGAGATTGCTCGCAAGCGCCGCGCCGGCGCTCGCCGATGCAAAGGATGTGTCGGCAAAGGCGCGGGCCAGCAAGCTCGAGGCAAAGCTGGCGTCCAAGGGCGGCTGA
- a CDS encoding DUF1993 family protein produces MTFTNMLGTLDHLVSKAIDARMTDDVLVEKLTDDMFPLELQFRVALNQVLLALNQVGGKSVPLEETPYRSLAEIRQRISVVRAHVDHAEPTEWADAEATVDLKLPNGVRFLMSSEEDIRDWIMPNFYFHVTMAYALLRNAGLAIGKMDFIPHMDRHKVPPAK; encoded by the coding sequence ATGACCTTTACCAACATGCTTGGTACCCTCGATCACCTCGTCAGCAAGGCCATCGATGCCCGCATGACGGACGATGTGCTTGTTGAGAAGCTTACTGATGACATGTTTCCGCTCGAGTTGCAGTTCAGAGTCGCACTTAACCAGGTGCTTTTGGCGCTCAATCAGGTCGGTGGAAAATCAGTGCCACTCGAAGAAACTCCATATCGGTCACTTGCCGAAATACGCCAACGGATTTCGGTTGTTCGCGCACATGTCGATCACGCCGAGCCGACTGAATGGGCAGACGCCGAGGCGACTGTCGATCTAAAGCTGCCGAATGGTGTTCGCTTTTTGATGTCGTCGGAGGAAGACATTCGAGACTGGATAATGCCGAACTTTTACTTTCACGTGACGATGGCCTACGCCTTGCTCCGCAATGCGGGGCTAGCCATCGGCAAGATGGATTTCATACCACATATGGACCGTCATAAGGTGCCACCTGCGAAGTAG
- a CDS encoding sensor histidine kinase encodes MIRSLLAILIFAMAWLVQPAWAAPTELPVLEVRAGEDAPNLAPFIRFAKRPGDSRTPQLNAILQGPLQRVEGSTIHFGPPGTRTVVLLQVRNASDEQGSWILTTGRGSLKHFRLYEAKDGRLALAVDATDPQTARQNLGTYQAFSSELVLGPRQGTLIVIEFISENSTYMPLKIESYGTFFKERRANISMVSGVVVGALILLLLNFLFFSITGFKEFLWLAVAEAFFALNTVHSEGYITIFFLYDKPLTGLAVEDFIKCGFAASMAQFCRSFVKTLTNFPRRDMVLKALIWFALAIMLFQPGLAYYPPELRFLLHIATWLVAVAVALFLPFVGYAAMKQLGFQLWPLFIGWASLALFIVYAAIASMGIFAWLPVNWHLAGPVGLFESVMVTVALGLNLKKIQRDKVVADWKYAQSLTERLEMSERATRLAEEKAFALETVHSQNALLHASGHDSRQVILALNSAVEVLKRQNRADADDQLVEMLESSADYLNEIVSTTISGANIAASDSGFVALSSFRAEALVEPLSMMFKTPFAGKKLTLDVRVPDKVTIISDRPLLMRALANLLSNSFKHTDSGGASIAIALEDGCAVITIRDSGAGMPAELVTALNGGTATRIRADESDEGTGSGFGSAQRIIETLRGSLKIIASSVAGTEIRIVLPAAFPSVTPVSAETLQSQLDGWKLLDFDDRTAFEARLNAADTKNGQTIALTYDDTTVTRGRLSQLVAMMAIKPACREMAMHPLLGERSEQV; translated from the coding sequence ATGATCCGAAGCCTGCTTGCCATCCTGATTTTCGCCATGGCCTGGCTGGTGCAGCCGGCTTGGGCCGCGCCCACCGAATTGCCCGTGCTGGAAGTGCGTGCGGGCGAGGATGCGCCGAACCTGGCACCCTTCATACGGTTCGCCAAGCGTCCCGGCGACAGCCGGACGCCTCAATTAAACGCCATTCTCCAAGGCCCGCTTCAGCGCGTGGAGGGTTCGACCATCCATTTCGGGCCGCCGGGGACCCGCACCGTCGTCTTGCTGCAGGTCCGCAATGCAAGCGACGAGCAAGGGAGCTGGATCCTGACCACCGGCCGTGGCTCGCTCAAGCATTTCCGGCTTTATGAAGCTAAAGACGGCCGCCTCGCCCTGGCAGTCGATGCCACCGATCCGCAGACCGCGCGGCAAAATCTCGGCACCTATCAGGCGTTCAGCTCGGAACTCGTCCTCGGTCCGCGTCAAGGCACGCTGATCGTCATCGAATTTATTTCCGAAAACTCGACATATATGCCGCTGAAAATCGAAAGTTACGGGACTTTCTTCAAGGAACGGCGCGCGAATATCTCGATGGTGTCGGGCGTCGTGGTCGGCGCGCTGATTCTGCTGCTGCTGAACTTCCTCTTCTTCTCGATCACGGGTTTCAAGGAATTCCTTTGGCTGGCCGTCGCGGAAGCCTTCTTCGCGCTGAACACCGTCCATTCCGAAGGCTATATCACGATCTTCTTCCTCTACGACAAACCGCTGACCGGGCTCGCGGTCGAGGATTTCATCAAATGCGGCTTTGCCGCGTCGATGGCGCAATTCTGCCGGAGTTTTGTGAAGACACTGACGAATTTCCCGAGGCGCGACATGGTGCTGAAGGCGCTGATCTGGTTCGCGCTCGCGATCATGCTGTTCCAGCCGGGGCTTGCATATTATCCACCCGAGCTGCGCTTCCTTCTACACATCGCGACTTGGCTGGTCGCGGTCGCAGTCGCATTGTTCCTGCCGTTCGTCGGCTATGCCGCGATGAAACAGCTCGGCTTTCAGCTCTGGCCGCTGTTCATCGGCTGGGCCAGCCTCGCGCTCTTCATCGTCTATGCGGCGATCGCGTCGATGGGCATTTTCGCGTGGTTGCCGGTCAACTGGCACCTCGCCGGACCGGTCGGCCTGTTTGAATCGGTCATGGTGACGGTCGCGCTGGGACTGAACCTCAAGAAGATCCAGCGCGACAAGGTGGTCGCCGACTGGAAATATGCGCAGTCGTTGACCGAGAGGCTGGAAATGAGCGAGCGCGCGACGCGACTGGCCGAGGAAAAGGCTTTCGCGCTCGAAACGGTCCACAGCCAGAATGCGCTGCTTCACGCGTCGGGGCACGACAGCCGGCAGGTGATCCTCGCGCTCAATAGCGCGGTCGAGGTGCTCAAGCGCCAGAATCGCGCTGATGCCGACGACCAGCTGGTCGAAATGCTCGAAAGTTCGGCTGATTATCTCAATGAGATCGTGTCGACGACGATCTCGGGCGCCAATATCGCGGCCAGCGATTCGGGTTTCGTCGCGCTCAGCAGCTTCCGCGCCGAGGCGCTCGTCGAACCTTTGTCGATGATGTTCAAGACCCCCTTTGCGGGCAAGAAGCTGACGCTCGACGTTCGCGTTCCGGACAAGGTGACGATCATTTCCGATCGTCCCTTGCTGATGCGCGCGCTCGCCAATTTGCTGAGCAACAGTTTTAAACATACCGACAGCGGGGGCGCGAGCATCGCAATCGCGCTTGAGGACGGCTGCGCCGTCATCACGATCCGCGACAGCGGCGCCGGCATGCCCGCCGAACTCGTCACGGCGTTGAACGGCGGCACCGCGACGCGCATCCGGGCCGATGAAAGCGATGAGGGCACAGGATCGGGCTTCGGGTCGGCGCAGCGCATCATCGAGACGCTGCGCGGATCGCTGAAAATCATCGCATCAAGCGTCGCCGGGACCGAAATCCGGATCGTGCTGCCCGCGGCCTTTCCGTCGGTCACGCCGGTGTCCGCCGAAACCTTGCAGTCGCAGCTCGATGGCTGGAAACTGCTCGATTTCGACGACCGTACGGCTTTCGAGGCCCGACTGAACGCCGCCGACACCAAGAACGGCCAGACGATCGCGCTGACCTATGACGATACAACGGTGACGCGCGGGAGGCTCAGCCAGCTGGTCGCGATGATGGCGATCAAGCCGGCGTGCCGCGAAATGGCGATGCACCCGCTTTTGGGCGAGCGATCAGAGCAGGTTTAG
- a CDS encoding hydrolase, translating into MTSEAIRDPKADHLLTPQNAAFIIIDYQPVQVNSIASMDRQLLLNNITGCAKAAVAYGLPIVHSTVNVETGLNKPPVPPVRKALADYPTYDRTTINSWEDVEFRKAVEATGRKKLIMTALWTEACLTFPALDALAEGYEVYVPVDAVGGTSLAAHDAALRRIEQAGGKMISVPQLFCELQRDWKRSDTVPAFMNLFIETGGTAGIQFSYDKAD; encoded by the coding sequence ATGACAAGCGAAGCCATCCGCGACCCGAAGGCCGATCATCTGCTCACCCCGCAGAATGCGGCCTTCATCATCATCGACTATCAACCGGTGCAGGTGAACTCGATCGCCTCGATGGACCGGCAATTGTTGCTCAACAATATCACGGGCTGCGCGAAGGCGGCGGTCGCCTATGGCCTGCCGATCGTCCATTCGACGGTGAATGTCGAAACCGGCCTCAACAAGCCGCCGGTGCCACCGGTCCGCAAGGCGCTCGCCGACTATCCGACCTATGATCGGACGACGATCAACAGCTGGGAAGATGTCGAGTTCCGGAAAGCGGTCGAGGCGACCGGGCGCAAGAAGCTGATCATGACCGCGCTGTGGACCGAGGCGTGCCTGACCTTTCCGGCGCTCGACGCGCTTGCCGAGGGCTATGAGGTCTATGTCCCGGTCGATGCGGTCGGCGGCACGTCGCTTGCCGCGCATGACGCGGCACTCCGCCGCATCGAACAGGCGGGCGGCAAGATGATTTCGGTCCCGCAGCTCTTCTGCGAACTGCAGCGCGACTGGAAGCGCAGCGATACCGTCCCGGCCTTCATGAACCTGTTCATCGAGACGGGCGGCACCGCCGGCATCCAGTTTTCATACGACAAGGCCGATTGA
- a CDS encoding HlyD family type I secretion periplasmic adaptor subunit, with the protein MTDMSWKPPAGGDRPSDNDAADRPHREMRIGLIVIAFFFVGLLGWASLTPLDAGAYAPGVVAVSGSRQAVQHREGGIVTELHIVEGQTVTKGEPLLTISASELVAAERGLTGEVIALLAQRARLVAELGGLQGIAEPAEFASLAPENRALAAEALRGQRQLFEARRNSVQTQRNVLRQRMRQHSEQINGYSYQMNSNKVQQQLIGEELDGLRTLLPKGFVSINRVRGMERSAAELDGSYGAYRADIARSSEAIGEAQMQMVGIDKQMLEEVATAKQAGQVRLDELQPKLIAVREQLARSTVRAPASGRVVGLKIFTVGGVVSAGDMLMEIVPQDRALVIDGKASPTDADDLAPGMETQIRFTALQERNLPILFGQISKISADSFEDERSGIRYFKIELIVPPSELAKLRRVRRDGGLRAGLPVDIMIPLRKRTALSYLIEPLTQTLWMAGREN; encoded by the coding sequence ATGACCGACATGAGCTGGAAGCCGCCGGCCGGGGGCGATCGCCCTTCGGATAATGATGCCGCCGACCGTCCGCATCGCGAAATGCGGATCGGCCTGATCGTCATCGCCTTCTTCTTTGTGGGCCTGCTGGGATGGGCGTCGCTGACCCCTCTCGATGCCGGCGCCTATGCGCCCGGCGTGGTTGCGGTATCGGGCAGTCGGCAGGCGGTTCAGCACCGCGAAGGCGGTATTGTCACCGAACTCCATATTGTCGAGGGGCAAACGGTCACAAAGGGGGAGCCGCTGCTGACAATCTCGGCATCGGAGCTGGTGGCCGCCGAACGGGGATTGACGGGCGAAGTCATCGCGCTGCTGGCGCAGCGCGCGCGTCTGGTCGCCGAACTCGGCGGATTGCAAGGTATCGCCGAACCGGCGGAATTCGCATCGCTGGCGCCCGAGAATCGGGCCCTGGCGGCCGAAGCCTTGCGAGGTCAGCGCCAGCTTTTCGAAGCGCGGCGTAATTCCGTGCAGACACAACGCAACGTATTGCGCCAGCGGATGCGCCAGCATTCGGAGCAGATCAACGGCTACAGCTACCAGATGAATTCCAACAAGGTCCAACAACAGCTGATCGGCGAAGAGCTGGACGGGCTGCGCACCCTGCTTCCGAAAGGCTTTGTATCGATCAACCGGGTCCGCGGCATGGAACGCTCCGCTGCGGAGCTCGACGGTTCCTACGGCGCGTACCGCGCCGACATCGCAAGATCCTCCGAAGCGATCGGCGAGGCGCAGATGCAGATGGTCGGTATCGACAAGCAGATGCTCGAGGAGGTGGCCACGGCCAAGCAGGCCGGGCAGGTTCGTCTCGACGAGTTGCAGCCCAAGCTGATCGCCGTGCGCGAACAGCTTGCCCGCTCGACCGTGCGTGCTCCGGCGAGCGGGCGGGTGGTCGGGCTCAAGATCTTCACGGTCGGCGGCGTCGTTTCGGCAGGTGACATGCTGATGGAGATCGTTCCGCAAGACAGGGCCCTGGTCATCGACGGCAAGGCCTCGCCAACCGATGCCGACGATCTCGCGCCGGGGATGGAAACCCAGATCCGCTTTACCGCGCTCCAGGAGCGCAACCTGCCGATCCTTTTCGGCCAGATTTCCAAAATTTCGGCCGACAGCTTCGAGGATGAGCGCTCGGGCATCCGATATTTCAAGATCGAACTGATTGTGCCGCCCAGCGAGTTGGCGAAACTCCGGCGCGTTCGACGGGACGGCGGGCTTCGCGCCGGCCTGCCGGTCGATATAATGATCCCGTTGCGAAAGCGGACGGCGCTCTCTTACCTCATTGAACCGCTTACCCAAACGCTTTGGATGGCGGGGCGGGAAAATTAA
- a CDS encoding pirin family protein encodes MKTILGTYSNPNQHWVGDGFPVRSLFSYNSLGGQVSPFLLLDYAGPYNFAPTTDRRGVGQHPHRGFETVTIVYDGEVEHKDSTGNGGIIGPGDVQWMTAAGGILHEEYHSPAFAKTGGPFRMVQLWVNLPAKDKMAPGGYQGITAADIPTVELPDGAGLARVIAGDMLGAKGPARTFTPINVWDVRLNRDADVTLDLPEGHTAMLVVLGGHVTVGGSEGAREAEMVLLSREGGSIDIRADGDATILVLTGEPIDEPIIGHGPFVMNSEAEIRQAIDDYNNGRLAPIAA; translated from the coding sequence ATGAAGACGATCCTTGGCACTTACAGCAATCCCAATCAGCATTGGGTCGGCGACGGCTTTCCGGTCCGCTCGCTCTTTTCCTACAACAGCCTCGGCGGGCAGGTGAGCCCCTTCCTGCTGCTCGACTATGCTGGCCCCTACAACTTCGCGCCGACCACCGACCGCCGCGGCGTCGGCCAGCATCCGCATCGTGGGTTCGAGACGGTGACGATCGTCTATGACGGCGAGGTCGAGCATAAGGATTCTACGGGTAACGGCGGTATCATCGGCCCTGGCGACGTCCAGTGGATGACCGCAGCGGGCGGGATATTGCACGAGGAATATCATTCGCCGGCGTTCGCCAAGACCGGAGGCCCGTTCCGCATGGTCCAGCTCTGGGTCAACCTGCCCGCGAAGGACAAGATGGCGCCCGGCGGATATCAGGGGATCACCGCGGCGGACATCCCGACCGTCGAGCTCCCCGATGGCGCGGGTCTGGCCCGGGTGATCGCGGGCGACATGCTCGGTGCGAAGGGCCCGGCGCGGACCTTCACGCCGATCAACGTCTGGGACGTGCGCCTCAACCGCGATGCCGACGTGACGCTCGACCTGCCCGAAGGCCATACCGCGATGCTGGTGGTGCTCGGCGGCCATGTCACCGTGGGCGGCAGCGAGGGCGCGCGCGAGGCCGAGATGGTGCTGCTGAGCCGTGAGGGCGGATCGATCGACATCCGCGCCGACGGCGACGCGACGATCCTCGTGCTGACCGGTGAACCGATCGACGAGCCGATCATCGGCCATGGGCCCTTCGTGATGAACAGCGAGGCGGAAATCCGCCAGGCGATCGACGATTATAACAACGGCAGGCTCGCACCGATCGCGGCCTGA
- a CDS encoding isochorismatase family protein, with amino-acid sequence MTTPANFNGQRPVIDPDDAAMLLIDHQSGLFQIVADMPFPVLRNHASALAKMAALAKIPVITTASVPQGPNGPLIPEIHENAPHAQYVARKGEINAWDNPDFVAAVKATGRGTLIIAGTITSVCMAFPSISAVQDGYKVFAVVDASGTYSKMAQEITLARVVQAGVVPMDTAAVASEIQKTWHRDDAEEWVKVYTKIFPPYLLLIESYTKAQQVASDHEVLDSQRG; translated from the coding sequence GTGACGACCCCCGCCAATTTTAACGGCCAGCGCCCTGTGATCGACCCCGATGACGCAGCGATGCTGCTGATCGATCACCAGAGCGGCCTGTTCCAGATCGTCGCCGACATGCCCTTTCCGGTATTGCGCAATCATGCGTCGGCGCTCGCGAAGATGGCGGCGCTCGCCAAGATCCCGGTGATCACGACCGCCTCTGTGCCTCAAGGTCCGAACGGCCCGCTGATCCCCGAGATCCACGAGAACGCGCCGCACGCCCAATATGTCGCGCGCAAGGGGGAGATCAACGCGTGGGATAATCCCGATTTCGTGGCGGCGGTGAAGGCGACTGGCCGAGGCACGCTGATCATCGCTGGTACGATTACGAGCGTGTGCATGGCCTTTCCGTCGATCAGCGCGGTGCAGGACGGCTACAAGGTTTTCGCGGTCGTCGACGCGTCGGGCACCTATTCGAAGATGGCACAGGAAATCACGCTCGCCCGGGTCGTTCAGGCCGGCGTCGTGCCGATGGACACCGCTGCCGTCGCTTCGGAAATCCAGAAGACATGGCACCGCGACGACGCCGAAGAGTGGGTCAAGGTCTATACGAAGATTTTCCCGCCTTATCTGCTGCTCATCGAAAGCTACACCAAGGCGCAGCAGGTCGCTTCCGATCATGAGGTGCTGGATTCCCAGCGCGGCTAG
- a CDS encoding response regulator — MVAKHNILIVDDHRITQSGLRFLFGSLDRYTVVGALDRGATVNAFVQSQPVDLVILDLNLPDVRGINVLAEIVGSRDMTVIILTGETHVNEIHSALKLGARAIVSKSDSLDHIVAACDAALAGEIYVSPHIGEALGKFQQPPVALSSRQMAILHYLAQGETNKEIAYRLSIAPPTVSFHIAELRRKLDVAHNRKIVERANELNLL; from the coding sequence ATGGTGGCGAAGCATAATATCCTGATCGTCGACGATCACCGCATCACGCAGAGCGGGTTGCGCTTCCTGTTCGGATCGCTCGATCGCTATACGGTGGTGGGGGCGCTCGATCGCGGGGCGACGGTCAATGCCTTCGTCCAGTCGCAGCCCGTCGACCTGGTGATCCTCGATCTCAATCTGCCCGATGTGCGCGGAATCAATGTGCTCGCCGAAATCGTCGGCTCGCGCGATATGACGGTTATCATCCTGACCGGCGAAACGCATGTGAACGAGATTCATTCGGCGTTGAAGCTGGGCGCGCGCGCGATCGTCAGCAAGTCGGACTCGCTCGACCATATCGTCGCCGCCTGCGACGCGGCGCTGGCGGGGGAAATCTATGTCTCACCCCATATCGGCGAGGCGCTCGGCAAGTTCCAGCAGCCGCCGGTTGCGCTGTCGTCGCGGCAAATGGCGATTCTCCATTATCTGGCGCAGGGCGAGACGAACAAGGAAATCGCCTATCGGCTGTCGATCGCGCCGCCGACGGTGTCCTTCCATATCGCCGAGTTGCGGCGCAAGCTCGACGTCGCGCACAATCGCAAGATCGTCGAGCGCGCGAACGAGCTAAACCTGCTCTGA
- a CDS encoding LysR substrate-binding domain-containing protein — MQDLNDLYLFVRAVDHGGFAAAARALGLQKSKVSRRIGLLEDRLGVRLIQRSTRRFSVTEIGQEYYRHCVAMLVEAEGAQAVIDQSRAEPCGVVRLSCPTGLLAFQFGALFGRFMALHPDVELHVESTNRRIDVIGEGFDLAIRVRPPPLAESDLVMRRFDERTIRIVASPHLLKQRAVTLPADLTDVPSLDFGPAGGEHRWRLTHADGSVAEVRHRPRLITDDMAALREASLAGAGVARLPTLVVWDDVQAGRLVTVLPDWRPSNEIVHAVFPSRRGLLPSVRALLDFLADECAAQRRRIPESGHG; from the coding sequence ATGCAGGATCTCAACGACCTCTATCTCTTTGTCCGGGCGGTCGATCATGGCGGCTTCGCCGCGGCGGCGCGCGCGCTGGGGTTGCAGAAATCGAAGGTCAGCCGCCGGATCGGCCTGCTCGAAGACAGGTTGGGGGTGCGGCTGATCCAGCGTTCGACGCGGCGTTTTTCGGTGACCGAAATCGGTCAGGAATATTATCGCCACTGCGTTGCCATGCTCGTCGAGGCCGAAGGCGCGCAGGCCGTCATCGATCAGTCCCGCGCCGAGCCATGTGGTGTCGTCCGTCTTAGTTGCCCCACCGGCCTCCTTGCTTTCCAGTTCGGAGCCCTGTTCGGACGCTTCATGGCACTCCATCCGGACGTCGAACTCCATGTCGAAAGCACCAACCGCCGCATCGATGTCATCGGCGAAGGGTTCGACCTCGCGATCCGCGTCCGCCCGCCGCCGCTCGCCGAGAGCGACCTTGTCATGCGTCGCTTCGACGAGCGCACGATCCGTATCGTCGCCAGCCCCCATCTGCTCAAGCAGCGCGCGGTCACGCTTCCCGCCGATCTCACCGACGTTCCCAGCCTCGACTTCGGACCGGCGGGCGGCGAACACCGCTGGCGCCTAACCCATGCCGACGGCAGCGTTGCCGAGGTGCGCCACAGGCCGCGGCTCATCACCGACGATATGGCGGCGCTGCGCGAGGCTTCCCTCGCCGGCGCCGGGGTCGCGCGGCTGCCGACCCTGGTGGTCTGGGACGATGTGCAAGCGGGACGGCTGGTAACGGTGCTGCCCGATTGGAGGCCTTCGAACGAAATCGTCCATGCCGTATTTCCGTCGCGGCGCGGTTTGCTCCCCTCGGTGCGAGCCCTGCTCGATTTTCTGGCAGACGAATGCGCCGCGCAGCGACGGCGCATACCGGAGTCCGGTCACGGCTGA